The Carassius gibelio isolate Cgi1373 ecotype wild population from Czech Republic chromosome B14, carGib1.2-hapl.c, whole genome shotgun sequence genome has a segment encoding these proteins:
- the LOC127970916 gene encoding ubiquitin-conjugating enzyme E2 K, translating to MANIAVQRIKREFKEVVKSEETSKNQIKVDLVDENFTELKGEIAGPPDTPYEGGRYQLEIKIPETYPFNPPKVRFITKIWHPNISSVTGAICLDILKDQWAAAMTLRTVLLSLQALLAAAEPDDPQDAVVANQYKQNPEMFKQTARLWSHVYAGASVSSPEYTRKIDKLCAMGFDKNAVIAALSSKSWDVETATELLLSN from the exons atGGCCAACATTGCGGTCCAGCGGATCAAACGGGAGTTTAAAGAGGTCGTTAAAAGCGAAGAG ACGAGTAAAAACCAGATCAAGGTGGATTTAGTGGATGAGAATTTCACAGAACTGAAGGGGGAGATCGCAGGACCACCAGACACACCTTATGAAG GTGGCAGATATCAGCTAGAAATAAAAATCCCAGAGACATATCCGTTTAATCCACCTAAG GTTCGGTTTATAACGAAGATCTGGCATCCCAACATCAGCTCAGTAACAGGTGCCATTTGTTTGGACATCCTGAAGGACCAGTG ggcagCGGCGATGACCCTCCGAACAGTTTTACTGTCACTACAGGCTCTTCTGGCCGCCGCTGAACCAGATGACCCACAGGACGCTGTAGTGGCCAATCAG TATAAACAGAACCCAGAGATGTTCAAACAGACGGCTCGACTCTGGTCACATGTTTACGCAGGAGCTTCCGTCTCCAGCCCAGAATACACTCGCAAAATAGACAAGCTCTGCGCCATGGGCTTTGATAAA AACGCAGTGATAGCGGCGTTGTCATCGAAATCCTGGGACGTGGAGACCGCGACAGAACTATTGCTTAGTAATTGA
- the LOC127971101 gene encoding microfibril-associated glycoprotein 4-like translates to MITNRIVLLCLSALFPVLMGTDVVKSDLLRTKDCYDIYVSGYSTSGVYTITTIDGPVQVYCEMKSDGQNNQGPWTVILRRMDGEVNFYRPWRSYKWGFGNKGGEHWLGLEFVHQLMRRYHYELRVDLEDFDGNEAYAVYKSFSVGSEAEGYKLQVSGFVNGGAGDSLINHNGMKFSTYDKDQDNGGSNCAKDYGGGFWYNNCYYTNPTGHYLWEKEGTVMTNGATWYYWKNNWNSMKSITMKIKRVK, encoded by the exons ATGATCACTAACAGGATT gtgttgctgtgtttgtctgctctgTTTCCCGTCTTGATGGGCACTGATGTGGTTAAATCTGATCTTCTTCGTACCAAAGACTGCTATGATATTTATGTGAGTGGATATAGCACCAGTGGCGTGTACACCATCACCACAATAGATGGACCGGTGCAGGTCTACTGTGAGATGAAGTCTGATGGACAAAATAACCAAGGACCCTGGACG GTAATTCTCAGGCGAATGGATGGCGAGGTGAATTTCTATAGGCCGTGGAGGAGCTATAAATGGGGTTTTGGTAATAAAGGCGGCGAACACTGGCTGG gTTTAGAGTTTGTTCATCAGCTGATGCGCAGGTATCATTATGAACTCAGAGTAGATTTAGAGGACTTTGATGGGAATGAGGCTTACGCTGTGTACAAGTCTTTCTCTGTGGGCTCTGAAGCTGAAGGATACAAACTGCAAGTGAGCGGCTTCGTCAACGGAGGAGCAG GTGACTCTTTAATTAATCACAATGGAATGAAGTTCTCTACCTATGACAAAGACCAAGATAATGGAGGAAGCAATTGTGCTAAGGACTACGGAGGAGGGTTCTGGTACAACAACTGTTATTATACAAACCCCACTGGGCACTATTTGTGGGAGAAAGAGGGTACAGTAATGACTAATGGAGCCACCTGGTACTACTGGAAGAACAACTGGAATTCCATGAAGTCCATCACCATGAAGATCAAACGTGTGAAGTAG